GTTGCTGTATCAATCAAGGAAGCGTGGAATGCTGGAGAACGGTTTGCTGTTGAGTACGTTTGCCGCAAAATACTTGGAAGCGATGGATGCTAAGCAAACCAAACTGTATGATCAGCTGATCAACATGCCTACGAACGATTGGGATATATTCTATTGGGCAACCGGCGTTAAGCCAACTCCGGCCGAGTATGACAACGAGATTATGGCTTTGCTGAAGGAACACGTTAAGAATGCCGACCGTGAGAAAAGAATTTGTCAGCCTAACTTGTATTGAATTATGACAGTACTTTTATTTAGTCGTTTTTAAGGAATGTGAATAAAAATGTTGCTGTTTGATTAGTATAATATGCActtattaaaatgttaaaaaaatatgtctGACTTCAACACCTTTCAAAAACCCTGTATAGATCTGGCAGGTTAGCCACTTTCAGAACAGATCCATTTTTGGCAAACGTCTTTGGCGGCAGTAGGTACTGTTTTATAGCCGGATAGATTGCATGCTCCAATTCCCATTTGTACTCGTCATCACCTTTGGTAAGAGCAATCTTTGCGTAAAAACGTGCAACTTCTCGGCAAAACGTATCAAAGCATTCCTTCTCGTCATCCCATTCCACCTCCGTCGCCAGGCGGAGAATGAACATAGGAAGATAAGCCATGGAAGGGATATATTCTTGGACAACGATTGGTATTGATTCCAACATTCCGTCAGCACTGATGCAAAGATTAAAATATTCTTTCATCAGAGGTGCTTTGTTGACTAAAATCTCCAAAATACGCTCAGCGAGTTCATTTTTCGAGCCATCTTCTTCGGTCCAACCGCTCTCTGCGTCTTCCAGTGCGAGCATCGCTAGTTCCAGGACCGGCAACGGGCGCGTAAATAGGATTGActcaaaattttcgaaattaaaAAGCAGCATTTGATAGCATAGTTCTTCGAACAAGGATCGGGTCGTTACAAGGAACATTTTCGTGTCGTACTGAATGAGCACCCAGTTTCGATCAATTACGCCTACAAAAGTTAATTCACTAAGAATTGTGCGTAGACTTCGATCGCATGCTTCTTCTACTGCTTTTCTTAAGCTTAATACACTGGTCAGTTTGGTTTCTCTGAAAAGTAAAATAAACATAATGTAAGTTTAATATAATAGAAAATACGAATAACTACTCTTTGCATGTTTATTTGAACTTTCGAATGGAAAGTGGATTGACACTTACACGAACGTAATACTTACCTAATAGATCTGTCTTGTTTCGGTAGAATGAACGACCCTCCTTGCTCGCCGTTTGTGTTTTCGTTCATACTGGCATTTCTGGACACATTCAAACCGAAGAATTTATCCAACTTTTGATCGCTGTGTGACGTCCGAACGAACTTGTAATCAAGTTTAGGTTTATCACTCGCTGAATCGTTCAATTTACTCGTTTCGGCAGGTTCTGGTGCTCCGGGCAAAAGTGCTTGGGTGTAGAATGTCCGCGAAGCATTCCCGCCAAGCAGTGAACGTTCCACAGCTTCTTTGATCTTGTCGATGATTTCTTCCTCGTGTAGAAAGTGTACTTCATGCTTTGTTGGATGGACGTTGACATCAACGTTGTTCGGGTTCAGTTCGATGGATAAATAAACAAATGGTGCCATTCCTTTAGGCAAATAAAGTGAATAAATTTGGTCGATAGCTTTCCTTATGTTTGTAGACTCGACAGCTCTGTGGTTGATGAATAGCAGAAACATGCCTTTCTTCAAGGAGAAATTAACGTTGGTTACGAACCCATCCACTTGTAGTTGCAGAATTTCGTCATCGATGGTGATTTTCAGCAGTGATTTACCGATTGACGACCCATAGATAAGTGAAATGTTATTTTCAACCGTAGATTTGGCTTGTGTTCGAATTGTAGCGTTTTCTCCAAATTTCTTCAGCATAAACCCAGTCTGGGGGTTGTGCACTGCGTATTTGCTGACAACGTCAGatatcttttgaaattcttcgttGGGAGC
The nucleotide sequence above comes from Armigeres subalbatus isolate Guangzhou_Male chromosome 3, GZ_Asu_2, whole genome shotgun sequence. Encoded proteins:
- the LOC134220112 gene encoding succinate dehydrogenase assembly factor 2, mitochondrial-like yields the protein MSLLRLFRCNGNRSIRSICTGQIILGSRYNDNKPPTPMIDLEDKSIPIPIYKEKKNEPLRLQKSRLLYQSRKRGMLENGLLLSTFAAKYLEAMDAKQTKLYDQLINMPTNDWDIFYWATGVKPTPAEYDNEIMALLKEHVKNADREKRICQPNLY
- the LOC134220111 gene encoding DNA mismatch repair protein Mlh1 is translated as MEKLNMEPGVIRKLDEVVVNRIAAGEIIQRPANALKEMIENSLDAKSTGIQVVIKAGGLKSLQIQDNGTGIRRDDLAIVCERFTTSKLKKFEDLSSIETYGFRGEALASISHVAHLTITTKTKDEKCAFKASYEDGKLKGDVKPCAGNQGTQIAVEDLFYNVPMRKQALKAPNEEFQKISDVVSKYAVHNPQTGFMLKKFGENATIRTQAKSTVENNISLIYGSSIGKSLLKITIDDEILQLQVDGFVTNVNFSLKKGMFLLFINHRAVESTNIRKAIDQIYSLYLPKGMAPFVYLSIELNPNNVDVNVHPTKHEVHFLHEEEIIDKIKEAVERSLLGGNASRTFYTQALLPGAPEPAETSKLNDSASDKPKLDYKFVRTSHSDQKLDKFFGLNVSRNASMNENTNGEQGGSFILPKQDRSIRETKLTSVLSLRKAVEEACDRSLRTILSELTFVGVIDRNWVLIQYDTKMFLVTTRSLFEELCYQMLLFNFENFESILFTRPLPVLELAMLALEDAESGWTEEDGSKNELAERILEILVNKAPLMKEYFNLCISADGMLESIPIVVQEYIPSMAYLPMFILRLATEVEWDDEKECFDTFCREVARFYAKIALTKGDDEYKWELEHAIYPAIKQYLLPPKTFAKNGSVLKVANLPDLYRVFERC